A portion of the Pseudomonas protegens CHA0 genome contains these proteins:
- a CDS encoding amino acid ABC transporter permease, whose translation MQNTIGAPKQRLSLSDPRVRAWLFQIITLVAVVSLGWFLFDNTQTNLQHRGITSGFDFLERSAGFGIAQHLIAYTEADSYARVFVIGLLNTLLVTFIGVILATLLGFIIGVARLSPNWIISKLATVYVEVFRNIPPLLQILFWYFAVFLTMPGPRNSHNFGDMFFVSSRGLNMPAAQMAPGFWAFVASLVLAIGTIALMCRWANRRFEATGVPFHKFWSGLGLLLVIPALCTLIFGSPVHWEMPKLAGFNFVGGWVLIPELLALTLALTVYTAAFIAEIVRSGIKSVSHGQTEAARSLGLRNGPTLRKVIIPQALRVIIPPLTSQYLNLAKNSSLAAGIGYPEMVSLFAGTVLNQTGQAIEVIAITMSVYLAISISISLLMNWYNKRIALIER comes from the coding sequence ATGCAAAATACAATCGGCGCACCCAAGCAGAGGCTTAGCCTCAGCGACCCGCGTGTGCGCGCCTGGCTGTTCCAGATCATCACCCTGGTGGCGGTGGTTTCGCTGGGCTGGTTTCTGTTCGACAACACGCAAACCAACCTCCAGCACCGAGGGATCACCTCGGGTTTCGACTTTCTCGAGCGCAGCGCCGGGTTCGGCATCGCGCAACACCTGATTGCCTACACCGAAGCGGACAGTTATGCCCGGGTGTTCGTCATCGGCCTGCTCAACACCCTGCTGGTGACCTTTATCGGGGTGATCCTCGCGACCCTGCTGGGGTTCATCATCGGTGTGGCGCGGCTATCGCCGAACTGGATCATCAGCAAGCTGGCGACGGTGTATGTGGAAGTGTTCCGCAACATTCCGCCGCTGCTGCAGATCCTGTTCTGGTACTTCGCGGTATTCCTGACCATGCCGGGGCCGCGCAACAGCCACAACTTTGGCGATATGTTCTTTGTCAGCAGCCGCGGCCTGAACATGCCGGCGGCGCAGATGGCCCCCGGTTTCTGGGCGTTTGTCGCAAGCCTGGTCCTGGCCATCGGCACCATCGCGCTGATGTGCCGCTGGGCCAACCGGCGCTTTGAAGCCACCGGCGTGCCTTTTCACAAGTTCTGGAGCGGCCTGGGCCTGCTGTTGGTGATTCCCGCGTTGTGCACGCTGATCTTCGGCTCGCCGGTGCACTGGGAGATGCCGAAGCTGGCGGGGTTCAATTTCGTCGGCGGCTGGGTACTGATTCCCGAGCTGCTGGCCCTGACCCTGGCCCTGACTGTCTACACCGCGGCGTTCATCGCCGAGATCGTGCGGTCCGGGATCAAGTCGGTGAGCCACGGCCAGACCGAGGCGGCCCGCTCCCTGGGGCTGCGCAACGGCCCGACCCTGCGCAAGGTGATCATTCCCCAGGCCCTGCGAGTGATCATTCCGCCGCTGACCAGCCAATACCTGAACCTGGCGAAGAACTCTTCCCTGGCCGCGGGTATCGGCTACCCGGAAATGGTTTCGCTGTTCGCCGGCACGGTGCTCAACCAGACCGGCCAGGCCATTGAAGTCATTGCCATCACCATGAGCGTGTACCTGGCGATCAGCATCAGCATTTCCCTGCTGATGAACTGGTACAACAAGCGCATTGCGCTGATCGAGCGGTGA
- a CDS encoding amino acid ABC transporter permease — protein MTTHTFKPDMPPPSRSIGVLAWMRANMFSNWLNTLLTLFAFYLIYLVVPPLLHWAILDANWVGTSRADCTRGGACWVFIQQRFGQFMYGYYPVELRWRVDLSVWLAVIGAAPLFISRFPRKAIYGLCFLVGYPIIAYSLLHGGYLGLSTVATSQWGGLMLTLVIATVGIAGALPLGILLALGRRSNLPAIRVVCVTFIEFWRGVPLITVLFMSSVMLPLFLPEGMNFDKLLRALIGVILFQSAYVAEVVRGGLQAIPKGQYEAAAAMGLGYWRAMGLVILPQALKLVIPGIVNTFIALFKDTSLVIIIGLFDLLNSVKQAAADPKWLGMATEGYVFAALVFWIFCFGMSRYSMHLERKLDTGHKR, from the coding sequence ATGACGACTCATACCTTCAAGCCCGATATGCCGCCGCCCAGCCGCAGTATCGGCGTGCTGGCGTGGATGCGCGCCAACATGTTCTCCAACTGGCTCAATACCCTGTTGACCCTGTTTGCCTTCTACCTGATCTACCTGGTGGTGCCGCCGCTGCTGCATTGGGCGATTCTCGACGCCAACTGGGTCGGTACCTCTCGCGCCGACTGCACCAGGGGCGGCGCCTGCTGGGTGTTCATCCAGCAGCGCTTCGGCCAGTTCATGTACGGCTACTACCCGGTGGAACTGCGCTGGCGAGTGGACCTGAGCGTGTGGCTGGCGGTGATCGGTGCTGCACCGTTGTTCATCTCGCGCTTCCCGCGCAAGGCGATCTACGGGCTGTGCTTCCTGGTGGGTTACCCGATCATTGCCTACAGCCTGTTGCACGGCGGTTACCTAGGCCTGAGCACGGTGGCCACCAGCCAGTGGGGTGGCCTGATGCTGACCCTGGTGATTGCCACCGTGGGCATCGCCGGGGCACTGCCGCTAGGGATCCTGCTGGCATTGGGAAGGCGCTCCAACCTGCCGGCGATCCGCGTGGTCTGCGTGACCTTCATCGAGTTCTGGCGCGGCGTGCCGCTGATCACCGTGCTGTTCATGTCCTCGGTGATGCTGCCGCTGTTCCTGCCCGAAGGCATGAACTTCGACAAGCTGTTGCGTGCGCTGATCGGGGTGATCCTGTTCCAGTCGGCCTATGTGGCCGAGGTGGTGCGGGGCGGCTTGCAGGCCATTCCCAAGGGCCAGTACGAAGCCGCTGCGGCCATGGGCCTGGGTTATTGGCGGGCCATGGGCCTGGTGATTCTGCCCCAGGCCCTGAAGCTGGTGATTCCCGGCATCGTCAACACCTTCATCGCCCTGTTCAAGGACACCAGCCTGGTGATCATCATCGGCCTGTTCGACCTGCTCAACAGCGTCAAGCAAGCCGCCGCCGACCCCAAATGGCTGGGCATGGCCACCGAAGGCTATGTCTTCGCGGCCCTGGTGTTCTGGATTTTCTGTTTTGGTATGTCCCGCTACTCCATGCACCTGGAGCGTAAGTTGGACACAGGCCACAAGCGTTAG
- a CDS encoding amino acid ABC transporter ATP-binding protein: MSQASKKPVGPEGIIQMQGVNKWYGQFHVLKDINLNVRQGERIVLCGPSGSGKSTTIRCLNRLEEHQQGRIVVDGVELTNDLKQIEAIRREVGMVFQHFNLFPHLTILQNCTLAPMWVRKMPKRKAEEIAMHYLERVRIPEQANKYPGQLSGGQQQRVAIARALCMKPKIMLFDEPTSALDPEMVKEVLDTMIGLAEDGMTMLCVTHEMGFARTVANRVIFMDKGEIVEQAAPNDFFDNPQNDRTKLFLSQILH, encoded by the coding sequence ATGAGTCAAGCGAGCAAAAAGCCTGTGGGCCCTGAAGGCATTATTCAGATGCAGGGTGTGAACAAGTGGTACGGCCAGTTCCACGTGTTGAAGGACATCAACCTCAACGTCCGCCAAGGCGAGCGCATTGTCCTGTGCGGGCCTTCGGGGTCGGGCAAATCCACCACCATCCGCTGCCTCAACCGCCTGGAAGAACACCAGCAGGGGCGCATCGTGGTGGACGGCGTGGAGCTGACCAACGACCTCAAGCAGATCGAGGCCATTCGCCGGGAAGTGGGCATGGTGTTCCAGCACTTCAACCTGTTCCCGCACCTGACCATTTTGCAGAACTGCACGTTGGCGCCGATGTGGGTACGCAAGATGCCCAAGCGCAAGGCCGAGGAAATCGCCATGCATTACCTGGAGCGAGTGCGCATTCCGGAGCAGGCCAACAAGTACCCTGGCCAGCTCTCCGGTGGCCAGCAGCAACGGGTGGCGATTGCCCGGGCGTTGTGCATGAAGCCCAAGATCATGCTCTTTGACGAGCCCACCTCGGCCCTCGACCCGGAGATGGTCAAGGAGGTGCTGGACACCATGATCGGCCTGGCCGAAGACGGCATGACCATGCTCTGCGTGACCCACGAAATGGGCTTTGCCCGCACCGTGGCCAACCGGGTGATCTTCATGGACAAGGGCGAGATCGTCGAGCAGGCGGCGCCCAACGATTTCTTCGACAACCCGCAGAACGACCGTACCAAGCTGTTCCTGAGCCAGATCCTGCATTGA
- a CDS encoding type II toxin-antitoxin system MqsA family antitoxin, with protein sequence MKRQQCYSCGAPTGMLAFEQRSELIDYRHLQRHLHGLAGWECQECGEIEFDAPSAERYAAAGDQLLEEYRQSVAADMKRIRRKLHLSQKEAVRLLSGGGHNAFSRYERGEVGAPQPLYMLMRLLDRHPQLMKDVLELSEPQLAPSALSDQPEPQLGAAGR encoded by the coding sequence ATGAAACGACAACAGTGCTACAGCTGCGGCGCTCCCACCGGCATGCTGGCGTTCGAGCAGCGCAGCGAGCTCATCGACTACCGGCACCTGCAGCGTCACCTCCATGGCCTGGCGGGTTGGGAATGCCAGGAATGCGGTGAAATCGAATTCGACGCACCGAGCGCAGAACGTTACGCCGCCGCGGGCGACCAATTGCTGGAGGAGTACCGGCAGAGCGTCGCCGCCGACATGAAGCGCATCCGCCGCAAGCTGCACCTTTCCCAGAAAGAAGCGGTCAGGCTGCTGTCGGGTGGCGGGCACAATGCCTTTTCCCGTTACGAGCGCGGCGAAGTCGGCGCGCCCCAGCCGCTGTACATGCTGATGCGCCTGCTGGATCGCCACCCGCAGTTGATGAAGGACGTACTGGAGCTCAGCGAACCGCAACTGGCGCCCTCAGCCTTGAGCGACCAACCCGAACCACAGCTCGGCGCTGCCGGCCGTTGA
- a CDS encoding type II toxin-antitoxin system MqsR family toxin → MEKKTPHYDLSLIKAQVVRQGAQAFTRSALLCGKELGLSLAAMQRVIAGLQGSMFYKSMTTYHDHRVWQDVYYTGIDNRTLYIKITQRPGIGPPVISFKEAQA, encoded by the coding sequence ATGGAAAAGAAAACACCTCATTACGACCTGTCGCTGATCAAGGCACAGGTCGTTCGGCAAGGGGCACAAGCCTTCACTCGAAGCGCGTTGCTCTGCGGCAAGGAACTCGGATTATCCTTGGCGGCCATGCAACGAGTGATAGCCGGACTCCAGGGCAGCATGTTCTACAAATCGATGACCACCTATCACGATCACCGGGTGTGGCAGGACGTGTATTACACCGGCATCGATAACCGGACGCTCTACATCAAGATCACCCAGCGCCCCGGCATAGGGCCTCCAGTGATCTCCTTCAAGGAGGCACAAGCATGA
- a CDS encoding FadR/GntR family transcriptional regulator, translated as MSEISPLIKRSLVDQALEQLRLRITNGAWVVGQRLPTEPELASELGISRNTVREALRVLAFSGLIEIRQGDGSYLRAVADPLDMLQALSQCSLEQARETRHILEVEAVGLAALRRTDEDLHALSDALAVSGGHFHGDLESYIACDLVFHQRLVDAAHNPTLSQLYRYFSSVVGVQLRQTLTVTPRRQEVFDRHQHLLDAIEQRDPERAKNISRQLINES; from the coding sequence ATGAGCGAAATATCCCCCCTGATCAAACGTTCCCTGGTCGACCAGGCCCTGGAGCAACTGCGCCTGCGCATCACCAATGGCGCCTGGGTCGTGGGCCAGCGCCTGCCCACCGAACCGGAACTGGCCAGTGAGCTGGGCATCAGCCGCAACACGGTGCGCGAGGCCCTGCGGGTACTGGCGTTTTCCGGGCTGATAGAGATCCGCCAGGGTGACGGCAGTTACCTGCGGGCGGTGGCCGATCCCTTGGACATGCTCCAGGCACTGTCCCAGTGCTCCCTGGAGCAGGCCCGGGAAACCCGCCACATTCTGGAAGTTGAGGCCGTCGGCCTGGCCGCCCTGCGCCGCACCGACGAGGACCTGCACGCCCTGAGCGATGCGCTGGCCGTCAGCGGCGGGCACTTTCATGGCGACCTGGAAAGCTACATCGCCTGCGACCTGGTGTTTCACCAGCGCCTGGTGGACGCCGCCCACAACCCGACCCTCAGCCAGCTGTATCGCTATTTCTCCAGCGTGGTCGGCGTCCAGTTGCGCCAGACCCTGACCGTGACCCCCAGGCGTCAGGAAGTCTTCGATCGGCACCAGCACCTGCTGGATGCCATCGAGCAACGCGACCCCGAACGAGCCAAGAACATTTCCCGCCAGCTGATCAACGAATCCTGA
- a CDS encoding CynX/NimT family MFS transporter: MSNQTVPAKTPSSPRCSAELEELLIDAEADDEEVQQAPPPLQRPWLLLLGLILVALNLRPALSSMAPLLSDVSQHLGLSAAKAGLLTTLPVLCLGLFAPLAPLLARRFGAERVVLGILMTLALGIVLRSSFGEVGVFAGSILAGASIGVIGVLLPGIVKRDFARHAGTMTGVYTMALCLGAAMAAGATVPLSQHFGGSWAMGLGFWVVPALVAALFWLPQVGHKHGAHHVAFRVRGLLRDRLAWQVTLYMGLQSSLAYIVFGWLPSILIGRGLTPTQAGLVLSGSVIVQLASSLAAPWLATRGKDQRLAIVIVMLMTLGGLFGCLYAPIEGLWGWAVLLGLGQGGTFSLALTLIVLRSRDPHVAANLSSMAQGIGYTLASMGPFAVGLVHDWTGGWNAVGWIFAVLGCGAIIAGLGAGRSLHVQVQSERI; this comes from the coding sequence ATGTCCAATCAAACGGTACCTGCGAAAACCCCGTCCTCGCCTCGGTGTTCCGCCGAGCTCGAAGAGCTGCTGATCGACGCCGAGGCTGATGATGAGGAGGTGCAGCAGGCTCCACCGCCTCTGCAGCGCCCCTGGCTGTTGCTGCTGGGGCTGATCCTGGTGGCGCTGAACCTGCGTCCGGCGCTGTCGAGCATGGCGCCACTGCTCAGTGATGTGTCGCAGCACCTGGGGCTATCGGCCGCCAAGGCCGGGCTGCTGACTACCTTGCCGGTGCTGTGCCTGGGGCTGTTCGCGCCTTTGGCGCCGCTGCTGGCCCGGCGCTTCGGCGCCGAGCGGGTGGTGCTGGGCATCCTCATGACCCTGGCCCTGGGCATTGTGCTGCGCAGTTCCTTCGGTGAGGTCGGAGTGTTTGCCGGGAGCATCCTGGCCGGCGCCAGCATCGGCGTGATCGGGGTGCTGCTGCCGGGTATCGTCAAGCGTGACTTCGCCCGGCACGCGGGCACCATGACCGGGGTCTACACCATGGCCCTGTGCCTGGGCGCGGCGATGGCGGCGGGGGCCACGGTGCCTCTGAGCCAGCATTTCGGGGGCAGTTGGGCCATGGGGCTGGGCTTCTGGGTGGTGCCGGCGCTGGTGGCGGCCCTGTTCTGGTTGCCTCAGGTGGGGCACAAGCACGGTGCTCACCATGTGGCCTTTCGCGTGCGCGGCCTGTTGCGGGACCGCCTGGCCTGGCAGGTAACCCTGTACATGGGCCTGCAATCCTCCCTGGCATACATCGTGTTTGGCTGGTTGCCGTCGATCCTGATCGGCCGTGGGCTGACCCCGACCCAGGCCGGGCTGGTGCTCTCCGGTTCGGTGATCGTGCAGTTGGCCAGTTCTCTGGCGGCGCCCTGGCTGGCGACCCGGGGCAAGGACCAGCGCCTGGCCATCGTGATTGTCATGCTGATGACCCTGGGCGGCCTGTTCGGTTGCCTGTACGCGCCCATCGAGGGCCTGTGGGGCTGGGCGGTCCTGCTGGGCCTGGGGCAGGGTGGCACCTTCAGCCTGGCCCTGACCCTGATCGTGCTGCGCTCCCGGGACCCCCATGTGGCGGCCAACCTGTCGAGCATGGCCCAGGGCATCGGCTACACCCTGGCTTCCATGGGGCCGTTTGCGGTGGGCCTGGTGCACGACTGGACCGGGGGCTGGAACGCTGTGGGCTGGATTTTCGCGGTGTTGGGCTGCGGTGCGATCATTGCCGGGCTGGGCGCCGGTCGTTCGCTGCATGTGCAGGTGCAGAGCGAGAGAATCTGA
- a CDS encoding nuclear transport factor 2 family protein, whose translation MSDAHRALITEFYQAFQRLDAEAMSACYTEDVLFSDPAFGELRGRDAGDMWRMLTSRAKDFSLTFDQVRADSNSGGAHWVATYLFSQTGNTVINDIQARFVFRDGKICEHHDQFDMWRWARQALGTKGLLLGWTPLLKNAVRAQARKGLKAFQSGR comes from the coding sequence ATGAGTGATGCCCATCGCGCCCTGATCACCGAGTTCTATCAGGCTTTCCAGCGCCTGGATGCCGAGGCCATGAGCGCCTGCTACACCGAGGATGTGCTGTTCAGTGACCCGGCGTTCGGCGAGTTGCGCGGGCGTGATGCCGGCGATATGTGGCGCATGCTCACCTCCCGTGCCAAGGACTTTTCCCTGACTTTCGATCAGGTGCGTGCCGACTCGAATTCCGGCGGCGCGCACTGGGTTGCCACCTACCTGTTCAGCCAGACCGGCAATACGGTGATCAACGATATCCAGGCCCGGTTCGTGTTTCGCGACGGCAAGATCTGCGAGCATCACGATCAGTTCGACATGTGGCGTTGGGCGCGCCAGGCCCTGGGCACCAAGGGCCTGCTGCTGGGCTGGACGCCGCTGCTCAAGAATGCTGTTCGAGCCCAGGCGCGCAAGGGGCTCAAGGCCTTCCAGAGCGGTCGCTGA
- a CDS encoding GIY-YIG nuclease family protein, producing MTSPLSSSSAETAQPATDAKPWFVYLVRAANGALYCGISDDPVKRFAKHQSGKGARFFLSSPAVALVYTEACRDKGEALRQERLIKKLRKSAKECLVASATAAASI from the coding sequence GTGACCAGCCCTCTTTCATCCTCCAGTGCCGAAACGGCGCAGCCTGCCACTGACGCCAAGCCCTGGTTCGTGTATCTGGTGCGGGCGGCCAACGGTGCCCTGTACTGCGGTATCAGCGACGACCCCGTGAAGCGCTTCGCCAAGCACCAGAGCGGCAAGGGCGCGCGTTTCTTTCTCTCCAGCCCGGCGGTGGCGCTGGTCTATACCGAGGCTTGCCGGGACAAGGGCGAAGCCTTGCGCCAGGAGCGGCTGATCAAGAAGCTCAGGAAGAGTGCCAAGGAATGCCTGGTGGCTTCGGCCACCGCCGCGGCATCAATCTGA
- a CDS encoding glutathione S-transferase family protein: MSELILHHYPTSPFAEKARLLLGFKGLSWRSVKISPVMPKPDLTALTGGYRKTPVLQVGADIYCDTALIARRLEQEKSSPALFPEGQEMISAAFAAWVDSVVFQHAVTLVFQPESAAVRFGKLPPEAVKAFMADRAGLFSGGSASRLPLEVAKHQWPTLMARLEQQLQREPGDFLFGQPSIADIALAHPLWFLKGTPVTAPLVDDYPAVAGWLARVLGFGHGSFTEMSAEEALEVSRSATPAALPDEQFVDPNGFKAGQQVVIAATDYGVDPVAGELLFAGTEELILRREDPRAGVVHVHFPRLGFRIQAQ; encoded by the coding sequence ATGTCAGAGTTGATTCTCCACCATTACCCGACCTCTCCCTTTGCGGAAAAAGCCCGCTTGCTGCTGGGTTTCAAGGGGCTGTCCTGGCGCTCGGTGAAGATTTCCCCGGTGATGCCCAAGCCCGACCTGACCGCCCTGACCGGTGGCTATCGCAAGACCCCGGTGTTGCAGGTCGGCGCGGATATCTATTGCGACACGGCCTTGATCGCGCGCCGCCTGGAGCAGGAAAAATCCTCGCCTGCGCTGTTTCCCGAAGGCCAGGAAATGATCAGTGCGGCCTTCGCCGCCTGGGTCGATTCGGTAGTGTTCCAGCACGCGGTGACCCTGGTATTCCAGCCTGAATCCGCGGCGGTGCGTTTCGGCAAGCTGCCGCCGGAAGCGGTCAAGGCCTTCATGGCCGACCGTGCCGGGCTGTTCAGTGGCGGCAGCGCCAGCCGGCTCCCTCTGGAGGTGGCCAAGCATCAGTGGCCGACCCTCATGGCGCGCCTGGAGCAGCAGTTGCAGCGCGAGCCCGGGGACTTCCTGTTTGGCCAACCGTCGATTGCCGATATTGCCCTGGCTCACCCGCTGTGGTTCCTCAAGGGCACGCCGGTGACCGCGCCGCTGGTGGACGACTATCCGGCGGTTGCTGGCTGGCTGGCGCGGGTCCTGGGTTTCGGGCATGGCTCCTTCACCGAAATGAGCGCCGAAGAGGCCCTCGAGGTCTCGCGCAGTGCCACCCCGGCGGCGCTGCCGGATGAACAGTTCGTCGACCCCAACGGCTTCAAGGCGGGCCAGCAGGTGGTGATTGCCGCGACTGACTACGGTGTCGACCCGGTGGCGGGCGAGTTGCTGTTCGCCGGTACTGAAGAGCTGATCCTGCGCCGTGAAGATCCACGTGCCGGTGTGGTCCACGTGCACTTCCCACGGCTGGGCTTTCGCATCCAGGCCCAGTGA
- a CDS encoding glutaredoxin family protein, which produces MLQGVLKKFLLILLVVVTYQHWGKIERLFNPSAMVSEETREHARVVLYATDWCGYCKATRRFLDQKGIPFREFDIEKDAAARQAYTALGGAGIPILDVNGTLIRTYDPDAIMAALKP; this is translated from the coding sequence ATGCTCCAGGGGGTATTGAAGAAGTTCCTGCTGATCCTGCTGGTGGTGGTGACCTACCAGCACTGGGGCAAGATCGAACGGCTGTTCAACCCTTCGGCAATGGTCAGCGAAGAGACCCGCGAGCATGCCCGGGTGGTGCTGTACGCCACCGACTGGTGCGGCTACTGCAAGGCCACCCGGCGCTTTCTCGATCAGAAGGGCATTCCCTTCCGGGAATTCGACATCGAGAAAGACGCCGCGGCACGCCAGGCCTACACCGCCCTGGGCGGTGCCGGGATTCCGATCCTGGACGTGAATGGCACCCTGATCCGCACCTACGACCCCGACGCAATCATGGCCGCGCTGAAGCCCTAG
- the yejK gene encoding nucleoid-associated protein YejK, with protein sequence MPIRHCIVHLIDKKPDGSPAVLHARDSELAESAAIENMLADLNESYNAKQGKAWGLFHPESGAFPFSGWLKEYLEGGQDFTAFSRVAVEHLQKLMEESNLSVGGHVLFAHYQQGMTDYLAIALLHHSEGVAVTDQLDVTPSRHLDLGQLHLAARINISEWQNNKQSKQYISFIKGKNGKKVSEYFRDFIGCQEGVDGPGETRTLLKAFSDFVESEDLPEDSAREKTKTLVDYASSQAKLGEPMGLEELSELIDEDRPKAFYDHIRNKDYGLSPEIPADKRTLNQFRRFTGRAEGLSISFEAHLLGSKIEYDEEAGTLIIKGLPTQLTDQLKRRN encoded by the coding sequence ATGCCGATCCGTCATTGCATCGTCCACCTGATCGACAAAAAACCCGACGGCAGCCCAGCAGTCCTGCACGCCCGCGATTCCGAACTGGCAGAGTCCGCGGCCATCGAGAACATGCTCGCCGACCTCAATGAAAGCTATAACGCCAAACAGGGCAAAGCCTGGGGCCTGTTCCACCCCGAGTCCGGTGCGTTCCCCTTCAGCGGCTGGCTGAAGGAGTACCTGGAAGGCGGCCAGGACTTCACCGCGTTCAGCCGGGTGGCGGTGGAGCATCTGCAGAAGCTGATGGAAGAGTCCAACCTGTCGGTGGGCGGCCACGTACTGTTCGCCCACTACCAGCAAGGCATGACCGACTACCTGGCGATCGCCCTGCTGCACCACAGTGAGGGCGTGGCGGTGACCGACCAGCTGGACGTGACGCCGTCCCGTCACCTGGACCTGGGCCAACTGCATCTGGCGGCGCGGATCAACATCTCCGAATGGCAGAACAACAAGCAGTCCAAGCAGTACATCTCCTTTATCAAGGGCAAGAACGGCAAGAAGGTCTCGGAGTATTTCCGCGACTTCATCGGCTGCCAGGAAGGCGTCGACGGCCCGGGCGAGACCCGCACCCTGCTCAAGGCCTTCAGCGACTTCGTGGAAAGCGAGGACCTGCCGGAAGACTCGGCCCGGGAGAAGACCAAGACCCTGGTGGACTACGCCAGCAGCCAGGCCAAGCTCGGCGAACCCATGGGCCTGGAAGAACTCTCGGAACTGATCGACGAGGATCGCCCCAAGGCCTTCTACGATCACATCCGCAACAAGGACTACGGGCTGTCGCCGGAGATCCCCGCGGACAAGCGCACCCTGAACCAGTTCCGCCGCTTCACCGGTCGCGCCGAGGGCCTGTCCATCAGTTTCGAGGCCCATCTGCTGGGTTCGAAGATCGAGTACGACGAAGAAGCCGGGACCCTGATCATCAAGGGCCTGCCAACCCAGCTGACCGACCAGCTCAAGCGCCGTAACTGA
- a CDS encoding HU family DNA-binding protein: protein MAITKDQLIADIAEAIDAPKTTARNALDQLAQIVADQLENGGEITLPGIGKLKVTERPARTGRNPSTGAAIEIAAKKVIKLVVAKGLTDAVNK, encoded by the coding sequence ATGGCTATTACTAAAGACCAACTGATCGCTGATATCGCTGAAGCTATCGACGCGCCGAAAACCACCGCGCGTAACGCCCTGGACCAACTGGCTCAGATCGTTGCTGATCAATTGGAAAATGGCGGCGAAATCACTCTGCCAGGTATCGGCAAACTGAAAGTGACCGAGCGTCCTGCCCGTACTGGCCGTAACCCATCGACTGGCGCTGCCATCGAAATCGCTGCCAAGAAAGTTATCAAGCTGGTTGTGGCTAAAGGCCTGACCGACGCTGTTAACAAGTAA